GCACTGCGGGCCAGCAACAATTCGCTAACCGCAGTAGGCTACAATGATGCTCTATCTTCCGACTCTCCTGAACCGTGCCAGCGCTCTTGATCCCAGTCCCCCGAAGAGCCAATCCGTTCGATTCATAGAAAACGCCCCCAGGCTAGCCAAAAACAACCAGAATGACGGCTCAAGATCAGTCCCCCAGTGATCAGTCCCCCAGTGATCACTCCTCCGATGGTCAGTCTCTAGAAGCCATCAAGGCCCGCCTGCGCCAGAGCTTTGTCGAAGGGCTGCCAGCGCGCATCGCGCAATGTCGCGTCGATATTGCTGCCATCAATGCGCACGGCACTGCTGAACAGGATCGTCTGGCGGCGCTGAAGCGTCTGCATCTCAGCTTTCACACACTCAAGGGCTCGGGCGCCTCCCTCGGCCTCAGCACACTCGCGCAACTTGCGGAACCGGCCGAAAAGGCGGTGCAAGGGGTGCTGAAACAAACGCCAGTTAAAGAGCGGGAATCCTTGCGCAAACTGGAGCGCACCCTCACACCCCAGCTCGACGCCATCGAGCGGGCGATTCTCAGTCAGATGGCCAGGCCACCGAGTGCGCCGGATGCCGCGGACGCGAAAGCCGCATCCGTCGCCGCCCGCGCCGACCCACACCAGCGCGATCACCGCATGGTCTATCTGTGCGACGATGATCCGCATCAACTGCAGCAACTGGCCAATCAACTCGCCTGCTTTGGCTATCCGCTGAAAGCCTTCAGTCGGCTCGACGCGCTCAAGGCGGCCGTTCTCGAGCAAACGCCCGCCGCTGTGGTGATCGACATCGTCTTCCCCGAGGGCGAAAACGCCGGCCCGGAAATGCTCGCCGAGCTGCGCCCGCAGCTCAATACCCAGATACCGGCTATTTTCATCTCCAGCCGCGATGATTTCAGCGCCCGACTGCGCAGCGTGCGGGCCGGCTCAAGCGCCTTCTGCCCCAAGCCGGTGAACATCCCGGAGATGGTCGAGTTTCTCGATCACCTGACCAACCCCGCGGCGCCCGAGCAGTTTAATGTGCTGATCGTCGATGACGAACCCGAACTGGCCCGGCTGCATGCCGCGACGCTTGAGAGCGCGGGCATGATCTGCCAGGTCGTTACGGCGCCCGAGGATGTCCTCAGCGTGCTCGAACGCTTCCGTGCCGATCTGGTGCTGATGGATCTGCACATGCCGGACTGCTCCGGCCAGGAACTCGCCAGCATGCTGCGCCAGATTCCTGGCTACGTCAGCCTGCCGATCATTTTTTTGTCATCCGAAACCAATCAGGAACGCCAGTTCCAGGCCCTGCAAGCCGGCGCCGATGGCTTTCTGGTCAAACCCATCGAACCACGCCGTCTGGTCGACGAGGTGCGGCTGCGGGCCGAGCGCATGCGCACGCTAC
Above is a genomic segment from Thiorhodovibrio litoralis containing:
- a CDS encoding diguanylate cyclase, with the translated sequence MTAQDQSPSDQSPSDHSSDGQSLEAIKARLRQSFVEGLPARIAQCRVDIAAINAHGTAEQDRLAALKRLHLSFHTLKGSGASLGLSTLAQLAEPAEKAVQGVLKQTPVKERESLRKLERTLTPQLDAIERAILSQMARPPSAPDAADAKAASVAARADPHQRDHRMVYLCDDDPHQLQQLANQLACFGYPLKAFSRLDALKAAVLEQTPAAVVIDIVFPEGENAGPEMLAELRPQLNTQIPAIFISSRDDFSARLRSVRAGSSAFCPKPVNIPEMVEFLDHLTNPAAPEQFNVLIVDDEPELARLHAATLESAGMICQVVTAPEDVLSVLERFRADLVLMDLHMPDCSGQELASMLRQIPGYVSLPIIFLSSETNQERQFQALQAGADGFLVKPIEPRRLVDEVRLRAERMRTLRSLMVRDSLTGLFNHNTILQFLELAVANARRNTSPLCFAMIDVDHFKLVNDTHGHPAGDHVLMALSRTLRLRLRDSDSIGRYGGEEFAVVLNDTGLKDATELLDALRTDFSRIQFQANGQKFSCTFSAGIATFPNCPDPRRLTETADHALYNAKHAGRNQVTTLVCDGLER